One window of Fusarium keratoplasticum isolate Fu6.1 chromosome 2, whole genome shotgun sequence genomic DNA carries:
- a CDS encoding GPI mannosyltransferase 2 yields the protein MNLLDHATHPILTLTAAFTGWKALLLSIAVGASVGPDYDTSTSLFFEAVHNDTPRHASLAARLTRWDALYFMHDAHVGKVYEQEWAFGVGLPVVVRGVRHLLGVDALEATIAVAVSHVSHLVAVLALYQLTVILFGNRRLAFLAAAVHIFSPAGLFLSAPYAESTFSCLSFVGNLLFAIGFKNGPDSLQRNAAVVGAGLAYGIAATFRSNGLFGGILFAVEAIRNLLALTNGFSISKVLRLVAPVIGGLLVAVGFVAPQVIAWMRYCNVQGELRPWCVRLMPSIYTFVQEEYWDVGFLKYWTPNQIPLFLLAAPMLTLLVKSGTELMSESNLNLRATDSQGRVLVRTLAGMQTLLAVLAITNYHVQIISRLSSGYPAWYWWVASCLMDKKRSSLGYGVVVFITMYAAIQGGLFASFLPPA from the exons ATgaacctcctcgaccatGCCACGCACCCGATTCTCACCCTAACAGCCGCCTTCACCGGCTGGAaggccctcctcctctccataGCCGTCGGCGCGTCCGTCGGCCCAGACTACGACACGTCGACGTCGCTGTTTTTCGAGGCTGTGCACAACGACACGCCTAGGCACGCCTCCCTCGCTGCGCGGCTGACGAGGTGGGATGCTTTGTATTTTATGCATGATGCACATGTTGGAAAGGTTTATGAGCAGGAGTGGGCTTTTGGTGTTGGGTTGCCGGTCGTTGTGCGTGGTGTGAGGCATCTTTTGGGCGTTGATGCCTTGGAGGCTACCATCGCCGTTGCCGTCTCTCACGTCTCGCATCTCGTCGCTGTGTTGGCGCTGTATCAACTCACCGTCATTCTCTTTGGGAACCGGAGGCTTGCGTTCTTGGCGGCTGCTGTGCACATCTTCTCCCCAGCGGGACTGTTCTTGTCAGCTCCGTACGCCGAGAGCACGTTTTCATGTCTTTCGTTTGTTGGAAACCTTCTCTTTGCCATTGGCTTCAAGAACGGTCCCGACTCTCTCCAGCGAAACGCCGCCGTTGTGGGAGCCGGCCTGGCGTACGGCATCGCGGCAACGTTTCGCAGCAACGGGCTCTTTGGCGGCATCCTGTTTGCCGTTGAGGCTATCAGGAACCTTTTGGCGCTCACCAACGGCTTCAGCATCTCAAAGGTTTTGAGATTAGTTGCGCCTGTGATTGGAGGTCTGCTCGTCGCGGTCGGGTTTGTTGCGCCGCAGGTGATTGCATGGATGAGATATTGCAACGTGCAAGGGGAGCTGCGACCTTGGTGTGTGCGTCTTATGCCGAGCATTTACACATTTGTTCAAGAAGAATACTG GGACGTTGGCTTCCTCAAGTACTGGACTCCCAACCAGATTccccttttcctcctcgcaGCCCCGATGCTCACACTGCTCGTCAAGTCTGGCACCGAGTTAATGAGCGAGTCGAACCTAAATCTCAGAGCTACAGACTCGCAGGGCCGAGTTCTAGTTCGCACGCTGGCGGGCATGCAGACTCTCCTCGCGGTCCTAGCCATCACCAACTACCACGTCCAGATCATCAGCCGTCTATCTTCCGGCTACCCAGCATGGTACTGGTGGGTAGCCTCATGCctgatggacaagaagagaTCAAGTCTGGGCTAcggtgtcgtcgtcttcatcaccatgtaCGCAGCGATCCAGGGGGGTTTGTTTGCGTCGTTTCTGCCTCCTGCTTAG